TAATGTCACAGTTTTTATCTGCCCTTCAAGAGAAGAGTTTTTAATAAATGGATCCCCCGATTCAAGTGCAAATAAAGAGATTTGGAAAGTCGTTGAAAGAGGGTACTTAGTGGCTTCTGTTAACCATGATAATTTTTCTATTTTTTCCGGAGTGATAGGTTTCTCCATCGAAGCGAAATTTTCTTCCAATTTTTCTTTTAACTCAGCGGAAAAAGAGCTTGGGATAAAAGACGATTGATTTGCCGAAAAACTATGAACAGAAAATACCATAAAACCCTCATTTCAATAAGGCGCGCAAATTACAAATTTTGTGTAAAGATTCAATAAAGAAAAGCTTTTTTAAATTAAAATTTAAAAATTAAAACATCTCTTTACAATAAAAACAGGTAAAAAATAATCATCAGTAAATTTCAAGAAGTAAATAACGTAAATAGATGAGTTCAAGGTATGCCATAAATATGCAGTTCGATTAGAATGCAATCAACAACAACCTCTCAGGAATTTATTTCAGCCAAAATTTGATTTAAAAATGAAAAATCAGACAACCCAAAAAATTTCTTTAACAGATCGCAAACGTTTAATCATTTTAGCGCTCTTTATTTTTAGCCTCTTCGCCTTATTGATTGTCCAATTCTACAACATTCAAATCATTCAAGGTGAAAAGTGGACACAAGAAGCTAAAAAGCAACACTTTTTTACGATCGATGAGCCTTTTCTTAGAGGAAGTTTTATTTCGAACACTTCGATAGCCCGCGGGCATGCTGAACCTGCTCAAAAATTTGTTGTCGACATTCAAAAATTTCATCTCCATATCGATCCTTTATCGATTCCTGAAGCACATCGGGATCCCATTGCACACTATTTACTGGAAAATTTAACTCTGCCTTCTTCAGAAAGAAATGCTTTACGAAGTCAATTCGACATAAAAAGCCGTAATCGCAAATTGGCGATGTGGTTAAACGCTGAAGATCAGGATTTGCTCTCGAAATGGTGGCTGAGTTATGCAAAGCAACATAAAATTGCGCGCAATGCTCTTTTTTTTATCTCCGATTACCAAAGATCTTATCCTTTTGGAAAGCTACTAGGGCAAGTTTTACATACAATCCAAAATCAAAAAGATGATGCGACCAAACAGGCGTTACCGACTGGCGGACTTGAACTTAAATTCAATGCTTTTTTGCAAGGGAAACAAGGAAAAAGACTTCTCATGCGTTCTCCTCGACATTCTTTTGAAACAGGGGAAGTGATCACTCCACCAGAGAATGGAGCGGATGTTTACTTGACAATCAACCATTGTCTTCAAGCCATAGCAGAAGAAGAGCTTTCTAAAGGGGTAAAAAAATGTAAAGGCAAAGCTGGTTGGGCTGTTATTATGGAACCTCGTACAGGAGAAATTTTAGCTTTAGCTCAATACCCTTTTTTTTATCCTCCTGACTACCAAAAATACTTCAACGATCCTAATTTAACTGAACACACGAAAATAAAAGCTCTCACAGATGCAAATGAACCTGGATCTGTCATGAAACCTTTTACGCTTGCCACAGCTTTAATGGCAAATGATCGGATGCGTGATATGCGTTTAGCCCCCATCTTTGATCCAGAAGAAATGATTCCCACAGCAAATGGACGCTTTCCAGGAAGATCTAAAGATTTAAAAGATTTAAGCTTTCACAATTATCTCAACATGTATATGGCCTTGCAAAAATCGACAAACATTTACATGGCGAGAATTGTCGAACGTGTGATCAATCGTCTAGGAAATGAGTGGTACCGAAATGTTTTGTCAGAAACTTTCAAGTTTGGACAAAAAACAAATCTTGAACTTCCTTCAGAAAGTCCGGGACTACTTCCTCGAATTGGTAAAAAGCATCCAAATGGCGCTTTAGAATGGTCTACACCAACCCCCTTTTCTTTAGCCATAGGACATAATATTCAGCTAAATAGTATTCAGATTGCACGAGCTTATGCTATGCTTGCAAACGGGGGTTACCTAGTAGAACCCACATTGATCAGGAAAATTGTCAAAAAAAATCCTGATGGGACAGAAACACTCGTTCTTGACCATACAACTCCTTCAAGAACACAAAAATTCCCTAAAATGCTTTCAAAACCGATTGTAGATGAAGTGGTAAAAGCGATGAAATACGTGACAAAGCCCGGTGGATCAGGTCAAAAAGGGGATATTTGGGGCTACACCGAAGTTGGCAAGACAAGCACAGCCGAAAAAGTTGTCAATGGAGTATATTCAAAAACTCAAAACGTTGCTACATTTGTTGGCTTTACTCCTATAGATAATCCCGCTTTTGTGTTACTTGTCACAATCGAAGAACCCGAATGCTGTTATATTCCTGGCATTGGTAAAAATTCACGTGGAGGTGTCGCAACAGCTCCTGTTTTTAGGGAAATCGCGATGAAATCCTTAGAGTATTTGGGAATTAAACCCGACGATCCTTATGGGTACCCCGTGGGAGATCCAAGGCGTGATAGTGAAAAAGCTCACTGGATGCAAGAAACTCGGAAGTTGCAAGAAATGTATGAAAAGTGGAATAACAAGGCATAAAAATTAAGTCTCAATACCAAAAGTGTGTGCAAATTTCCTATGAAGTTAAAAAAAGTCCTCAAAGACATTCCTGTTGTGCAAGTTAAAGGCTCAAAAGAAATTGAAATATCTGGCATATGTGCAAATTCTCAATTAATTGCTCCAGGAAATTTATTTATCGCAAAAAAGGGATTAAAATTTGATGGCACTTCATATATTCCAGAAGCCATTAACCATGGAGCAACCGCAATTGTAACGGATATTTACGATCCATCCTTTAAAGAAATCACGCAGATTATCTGCAAAAATGTTGCGGAGGTAGAAGGGCGTTTTTCTGCTAATTTCTACCAAATGCCTTCCCAAGAACTTTTTACTGTCGGTATCACAGGAACTAATGGAAAAACAACCACATCTTTTTTAGTGAAGTATTTGCTCGAACAGCTCAACCTCCCCTGCGGCCTCATTGGCACCATCGAATACATTCTTGGTAGGTATCGTTACAAAGCCTCTCACACAACGCCTGATGTACATTCCAATCATCACATGCTCCGAGAAATGGTTCATCAAGGCTGCCAAGCTGCCGTCATGGAAGTGACTTCTCACGCACTTGACCAAAAAAGAGTGGAACACATCGATTATGATATCGCCATTTACACAAACTTGACGCAGGATCATTTAGATTACCATCAAAATATGGAATGCTATGCGGCCGCAAAACGAAAACTCTTTTTGCAGCTCGATCAAGTCCCATCTAAGAAAAGCAAACAAATTATTGCAAATCTTGATTGCCCTTGGTTTGAAACCATTTTAAAAGGGATTAAAACCCCTATTTTTACATTTGGAATTGACAGCCCTGCTGATTTACGTGCCTGCCCCACATCTTTTGGACCGACTGGAACACATATTGATCTACATTATCAGGGACGCAGCTATTCCACTTTTTTTCCTCTCATCGGACGATTTAATATTTACAATTGCTTAGCTGCTATTGCGGTAGGGCTTACACGCAAAATTACACTAGAAAAATTGATCTCTCTAACTCAACAATTTCCGCCCCCTCCTGGTCGATTGGAGCCTATTCAAAATGACCTAGATTTAAATCTTTTTGTTGATTTTGCACATACTGAAGATGCTTTATACAAAGCCCTGGAATGCTTATCTGAACTCAAAAAAGGGAAAATCATCACTGTTTTTGGATGTGGTGGAGATCGTGATAAAACAAAAAGGCCTAAAATGGCTCAGGCAAGTGCATCTTTTTCTGACCTAACTATCGTAACTTCGGATAATCCTCGTTCAGAAGATCCTCTAAAAATCATTCAGGAAATTACTGAGGGGTTCTCCCTTCAAGACAACTATATCGTTCAACCAGATCGCCTTTCTGCTATCGCCTTTGCGATCGAAAAAGCAAATCCGGGTGACATCATTTTGGTTGCAGGAAAGGGACATGAAACAACACAAATTTTTGCTCATCATACAATCGAATTTGACGATCGGAAAATTGCTCAAGAAATCTGTGCCAAAATGTCTCTTAACACTTATTAACCCATGGCAAAGTACATGAAAGCTTTCTTCTCCAGAATCCCTTATGTCTTTTTCGGCTTACTCTTTGTCTTTCAACTGACGTCTTGCAGCCATCGAACTCCCCGTATTGAAGAACAGCCTGTGATCATTGAAGAACCCTCCTTAATTGCTTATTCTCCCATTATCAAACGACAACATGCAAAAAAACTCATTATCATTGATGCAGGCCATGGAGGAGACGATGCAGGGGCTGAATCGACAAATTATACCGAAAAGCATCTAAATCTCACGACAGCAAGGCTTGTACGTACCTACTTGAAGCAATTGGGCTACTCCACTGCCATGACACGTAATGCAGATTTCTTTGTTCCTCTCGATAAGCGTGCTTCATTTGCAAATTCCAAAAATCCAGATCTTTTTGTTAGCTTGCATTACAATTCAGCTCCAAGTAAAAAGGCAGAAGGGATTGAGATCTATTATTATCAATCAGATAAAGATACACAAAG
Above is a window of Parachlamydia acanthamoebae DNA encoding:
- a CDS encoding peptidoglycan D,D-transpeptidase FtsI family protein, with the protein product MKNQTTQKISLTDRKRLIILALFIFSLFALLIVQFYNIQIIQGEKWTQEAKKQHFFTIDEPFLRGSFISNTSIARGHAEPAQKFVVDIQKFHLHIDPLSIPEAHRDPIAHYLLENLTLPSSERNALRSQFDIKSRNRKLAMWLNAEDQDLLSKWWLSYAKQHKIARNALFFISDYQRSYPFGKLLGQVLHTIQNQKDDATKQALPTGGLELKFNAFLQGKQGKRLLMRSPRHSFETGEVITPPENGADVYLTINHCLQAIAEEELSKGVKKCKGKAGWAVIMEPRTGEILALAQYPFFYPPDYQKYFNDPNLTEHTKIKALTDANEPGSVMKPFTLATALMANDRMRDMRLAPIFDPEEMIPTANGRFPGRSKDLKDLSFHNYLNMYMALQKSTNIYMARIVERVINRLGNEWYRNVLSETFKFGQKTNLELPSESPGLLPRIGKKHPNGALEWSTPTPFSLAIGHNIQLNSIQIARAYAMLANGGYLVEPTLIRKIVKKNPDGTETLVLDHTTPSRTQKFPKMLSKPIVDEVVKAMKYVTKPGGSGQKGDIWGYTEVGKTSTAEKVVNGVYSKTQNVATFVGFTPIDNPAFVLLVTIEEPECCYIPGIGKNSRGGVATAPVFREIAMKSLEYLGIKPDDPYGYPVGDPRRDSEKAHWMQETRKLQEMYEKWNNKA
- a CDS encoding UDP-N-acetylmuramoyl-L-alanyl-D-glutamate--2,6-diaminopimelate ligase, which gives rise to MKLKKVLKDIPVVQVKGSKEIEISGICANSQLIAPGNLFIAKKGLKFDGTSYIPEAINHGATAIVTDIYDPSFKEITQIICKNVAEVEGRFSANFYQMPSQELFTVGITGTNGKTTTSFLVKYLLEQLNLPCGLIGTIEYILGRYRYKASHTTPDVHSNHHMLREMVHQGCQAAVMEVTSHALDQKRVEHIDYDIAIYTNLTQDHLDYHQNMECYAAAKRKLFLQLDQVPSKKSKQIIANLDCPWFETILKGIKTPIFTFGIDSPADLRACPTSFGPTGTHIDLHYQGRSYSTFFPLIGRFNIYNCLAAIAVGLTRKITLEKLISLTQQFPPPPGRLEPIQNDLDLNLFVDFAHTEDALYKALECLSELKKGKIITVFGCGGDRDKTKRPKMAQASASFSDLTIVTSDNPRSEDPLKIIQEITEGFSLQDNYIVQPDRLSAIAFAIEKANPGDIILVAGKGHETTQIFAHHTIEFDDRKIAQEICAKMSLNTY
- a CDS encoding N-acetylmuramoyl-L-alanine amidase family protein, producing MKAFFSRIPYVFFGLLFVFQLTSCSHRTPRIEEQPVIIEEPSLIAYSPIIKRQHAKKLIIIDAGHGGDDAGAESTNYTEKHLNLTTARLVRTYLKQLGYSTAMTRNADFFVPLDKRASFANSKNPDLFVSLHYNSAPSKKAEGIEIYYYQSDKDTQRTAQSKVLASTVLDQVIQNTSAKSRGVRTGNFAVIRETNMPAILVEGGFLTNEKEIKNIKDPIYLKKLAWGVAQGIDQFLSKKAG